In Desulfomicrobium escambiense DSM 10707, the DNA window GGACGTGTTCCAGGAGCGCCACCTGGGCCACCAGCTCAAGGGCAACGTGGCCATGGGGCACATCCGCTACTCGACCACGGGCGCCTCGCTGATCCGCAACGCCCAGCCCTTCAAGGTCACCTACAAGGGCATGAATCTGGCCCTGGCCCACAACGGCAACCTGGTCAACACCATCTCCCTGCGCGAGGAACTGGAAAACCAGGGCACCATCTTTCAGACCACCATGGACAGCGAGGTCATCATGCACCTCGTGGCCAAGTACATGAACGGCGGCACCCCCGAGGAAGCCATCGCCAAGGCCTGCAGCCGCATCAAGGGCTCCTACAGCCTGCTCTTCATGGTCAACCAGAAGCTCATCGCTGTGCGCGACCCGTGGGGGTTCAGGCCCTTGTCGCTGGGCCGGGTCGGCGACGCCTACGTACTGGCCTCGGAAACCTGCGCCTTCGATCTGCTGGAGGCCGAGTACCTGCGCTGTCTCGACCCGGGCGAGATGCTCGTCATCGAGGACGGGCGCATGATCTCGCACCGCTTCATGGAGCCGGCCGACAGGCAGAGTTCCTGCATCTTCGAGCTCATCTACTTCGCCCGGCCCGATTCCCTGGTCTTCGACCAGGAAGTCTACAACGCGCGCAAGAGCATGGGCAAGATCCTGGCCCAGGAGTGTCCGGCCGACGCCGATTTCGTCATGCCGTTCCCCGACTCGGGCGTGTACGCGGCCGTGGGCTACGCCCAGCAGTCGGGCCTGCCCTTCGAGGCCTGCATGATCCGCAACCACTACGTAGGGCGGACCTTCATCCAGCCGACCCAGGGCATGCGCGACTTTTCGGTCCGCGTGAAGCTCAATCCCGTCAAGTCCATGATCAAGGGCAAGCGCGTGGTCATCGTCGAGGACTCCATCGTGCGCGGCACGACCATCCGCACCCGCGTCAAGCAGCTCAGGGAGCTGGGGGCCAAGGAGATCCACATGCGCGTCAGCTGTCCGCCCATCCGCTACCCCTGCTACTACGGCATCGACTTCTCCTCCAAGGGCGAGCTCATCGCGGCCAACCATTCCGTGGCCGACATAGGCCGCTACCTGGGTCTGGACAGCCTGCACTACATCACCATCGGCGGCCTGCTGAAGGCTGTGCGCGCCCCGGAAAACTTCTGCCTGGCCTGCTTCAACGGCGCCTACCCCGTGCTGCCCGACGAGGGCATGGGCAAGCTGTCCCTGGAGTGCTGCTAGATGGCCGGTGAAGGGATGGGCGGAAACTGGCTGGACAAGGCCCGCGAGGTTCTGGACATCGAGGCCCGGGGCCTGCGCGCCGTGCGCGACAGGCTGGATGGTTCCTTTGTCCGCGCCCTGGAGCTCATGGCCGGCTGTACCGGCCGTGTCGTGATCACGGGCCTGGGCAAGTCCGGCCTGGTGGGCCGTAAGATCGCGGCGACGCTGAGTAGCACGGGTACCCCGTCCTTTTTCCTGCACCCGGTGGAGGGGGCCCACGGCGACCTGGGCATGATCCGTCGCGAGGACGTCATCGTGGCCATCTCCAACTCCGGCGAGACGGACGAACTGAACAACATCCTGCCGAGCCTCAAGTCCCTGGCTGGCGCCGTCATTTCCTTGACCGGGGGCGTGAACTCGACCATGGCCGGCCTGTCCGACGTGGTCATCGACACGTCGGTGCCCTGCGAGGCCTGTCCCCTGGGCGTGGCCCCAACGGCCAGCACTACGGCCACCCTGGCCGTCGGCGACGCCCTGGCCGTCTGCCTCATCGAGTGGAAGTCCTTCGCCCTGGACGATTTTCGGCGCTTCCACCCCGGCGGGGCCTTGGGCCAGCGTCTGACCCAGCGTGTGGAGGAACTCATGCGTTCCTCGCAGCTGCCGGTCACGCCGAGCGGGGCTTCCCTGGGCCAGGCTCTGGAGGTCCTCAACGCCGGCAAGCTCGGCTGCGTCTGCGTGCTGGACCGCGAGGGGCGCCTCCTGGGGCTCTTGACCGACGGCGACGTGCGCCGCCTGGTCTGCGCCGGCCGTCTGGATCTGGACGTCGCCGTGGACTCGGTCATGACCGCCGGTCCCCTGCACGCCACCCCCGGGCAGAAGGCCGCCGAGGTCCTCGACATCATGGAATCCCGCGCCATCACGGTTCTGCCCGTGGTCGGCGCGGACCGGACCCTGGCCGGCATGGTGCACATGCATGATGTCCTCGGCAAGGGCCGGGTCAAGTTCTCCAGGTCCTGACCGTACCGGGCCGCATCACATTTTTTCCCGAGAATCATGAACGATACGCCAACCATACACCCGGATGTCTGCCGCCGTTGCGCGGCAGTGGGGCGCACCTGCTGCGCCGTTTCCAGCGGGGACGAGGAATACTGCTTCCCCGTCTCCACGGCCGAGATGACCGCCATCAGAGGCGCTGGCGAAGGCGCGGAATGCTTCGTGCTCGCCGCCAACACGCCCGGCTTCGTGGAGCAGCTGGCCGTGCTCCTCCCGGATTGCGACATCGGGAAGGCCTTCCCGCTCCAGGGCTCCCACTGGAGGCTGGCCACCACCGCCGAGGGCCGATGCGTCTTTCTGGGCGAGAACGGTTGCCGGTTGGAGCGCAGCGTGCGGCCCTTCTATTGTCGTCTTTTTCCCCTGTGGCATTTCGAGGGCCGGCTGACCTGGTTCACGGCCGAAGAGTGCCTGGCCAACAGGGAATGTTCCTCTCTCTCTTCGATGCTCGGCGCCATGGGCACCGACAGCGCCGAAGCCAGGGCCCTGCATCGCGAGATGTGCGCGAAGCTTGGGCTTGAATGCAGTTCAAAGGTGAAATCATGAAAATTCTGAAGATATTTCTGGTTCTGGCAGTCCTGGGCGCCTTGCTGGCGGGCGGAGCTGGCGTGGGCCTGTACTACTGGGCCCAGGAGGATCTGCCCGGGTTCACGAAGCTGAGCGACTATTCCCCGGCGCTGGCTACCACGGTCAGGGCCAGGGACGGGCGGATTCTGGGCTATTTCTATCGCGAGAAGCGTTTTCTCATCCCGCTGTCCATGATGAGCCCCATCACGGTCAAGGCTTTCCTGGCCGCCGAGGACTCGGGGTTTTACCAGCACGAGGGCGTGGATCTGCCGGGCATTTTCCGGGCCGCGGTCAAGAACCTTGTGGCCGGGGGCATCGTCCAGGGCGGCAGCACCATCACCCAGCAGGTCATCAAGTCCATGCTGCTCACGCCGGAACGCAGCTACGAGCGCAAGATCAAGGAGATCATCCTGGCCTACCGCCTGGAGAAATACCTGAGCAAGGACGAGATCCTGACCATCTACCTCAACCAGATCTACCTCGGGGCCAAGGCCTACGGCGTGGAGGCTGCGGCCAGGGAGTACTTCGGCGTGAACGCCTCCCAGCTGACCCTGGCCCAGGCGGCCCTGCTGGCCGGCCTGCCCAAGGCCCCGTCGCGCTACTCGCCCTACGGCAACCCCGAGCGGGCCAGGGAGCGGCAGCTCTATGTCCTCTCCCGCCTGCGGGAACTGGGCTGGGTCGATCAGGCCGCGTACGAGGCCGCCGTCAACGAGCCGCTGGTCTACGGCGCCCAGGAGGACCCGTCCTGGAAGGTCGGACCGTACTACCTGGAGGAAGTCCGCCGCCAGCTCGTCGAGATGTACGGCGAGGACAAGGTCTACGCCGGCGGCTTGCAGGTCCGTACGGCCATGGACATGGACCATCAGGTCGTCGCCGACCAGGCCCTGCGCGAGGGCCTGCGCGAAACCTCCAAGCGCCACGGCTGGCAGGGGCCCGTCACGACCATCGAGCCGGGCGGTTACGAGGAATTTCTGCGCGGCCAGAACATCGGCGACCTCAAGGTCGGGGACCGGACTCAGGTCCTGGTGACCGGCGTGGAAAAGGTCGGAGCCAAGGTGCGCTTCGGCGGTCATACCGGCGTGCTGCCCGTGTCCACCATGTCTTGGGCCAGGCGGCCCAACCCCAAACTCGCCCCCGAGGAGGCGGGCAAGGTGGGCGACGCGGGCAAGGTGGTCAGGCTCGGTGACGTGGTTTGGGCCGTCGTGAACGCAACGGGCAAGGACAAGCCCTGGCAGCTTTCCCTGGACCAGGAGCCCAAGGTCGAGGGCGCCCTGGTGTCCATGGACCCGCGTTCGGGAGAGGTCCTGGCCCTGTGCGGCGGCTACGATTTCTTCCGCAGCCAGTTCAACCGTGCCACCCAGGCCCTGCGCCAGCCCGGCTCGGCTTTCAAGCCCATCGTCTACTCGGCGGCCCTGGACAACGGCTACACCGCGGCCAGCATCGTCCTCGACGCCCCCATCGTCTTCGAGGACGGCAGCGGCGAGACGTGGAAGCCCGAGAATTTCGAAGGCATCTTCTACGGTCCCACGCTGCTGCGCACGGCCCTGGTCAAGTCCCGCAACCTGGTGACCATCCGCGTGGCCCAGGACATCGGCATCGGCAAGATCATCGAGCGCGGCAAGGCCATGGGCCTGACGGGCATCATGGAGCCCAATCTGTCCCTAGCCCTGGGATCCGGCCAGTTCTCTCCCCTCAACATGTGCGAGGCCTACTCGGCCTTCGCCAGAGGCGGCACGTCCATCAAGCCCCGTTTCATCGAGAACGTGGTCTCGCCCTGGGGCGAGCAGCTCTACTCCTCGACGCCGGAGACGAGGGAGGCCATGTCGCCGGAAACCGCCTACGTCGTGACCAACCTGTTGCAGCAGGTCGTCCAGGAGGGCACCGGCGCCCGGGCCAAGTCCTTGGGTCGGCCCGTGGCCGGCAAGACCGGCACCACCAACGATGAACAGGACGCCTGGTTCATGGGCTTCTCCCCATACCTGCTGACCGGCGTCTGGGTCGGCTACGACCAGGTCAGGCCCATGGGCAAGTTCGAGACCGGGGCCCGGGCCGCACTGCCCATCTGGATCGATTACCGCGCCAAGGTCGAGCCGGGATATCCCGTGGAGAACTTCACGGTGCCTCCGGGCATCGTCATGGCCCGTGTGGACGCGCGCACCGGACGGCTGGCCGGGCCGGACGCGGCCGAGGCGTACATGCTGCCCTTCGTCAACGGCACGGAGCCGACCATGACCGCCATGCCGGATGAACTCGACGCGGCGCCGGGCTCCTCCAACGCCGGCGGGGAAAGCCTGCTCAAGCAGATATTCTAGACGGCTGCGGCTTTGGTCCGCTCGGGACCGGGGCCGCAACCGCAATCTCCATTCAGACGGGAAGAGCATGCACCTCCTCGAAGAAGCCAAGGCCGTGCTGCGGCGTTCGGTCAGCATCAGCCTCGAACTCTACAAGATCATGATCCCCATCGTGATCGCGGTCAAAATTCTGCAGGAACTGGGCCTCATCGCCTGGCTGGCGCTGCCGCTGGCGCCCGTCATGCACCTGGTCGGCCTGCCCGGCGAGATGGGGCTGGTCTGGGCCACGGCCATGATCAACAACATCTACAGCGGCATGATCGTCTTCGTCTCCCTGGCCGGGCAGCACGAGCTGAGCGTGGCCCAGGTCACGGTGCTGTGCACCATGATACTGGTGGCCCACTCCATGCCCGTGGAACTGCAGATCGTGCGCAAATCGGGCCCCAGGATCGGCTTCCAGGCGCTGCTGCGCATCGGCGGGGCCCTGGTCCTCGGTTTCATCCTGGCTCGCGTCTATGCGTGGGGCGGATGGCTGCAGGAGCCGAACGTGCTCATGTGGCGGCCCGAGCCCGAGAGCGCCAGCCTCGTGGTCTGGTCCGTGGACCAGGTCCGCAACCTGGCCATGGTCTTCGTCATCATCACGGCCCTCAACGCCTTCATGCGGGTGCTGACGGCCGTGGGCCTGACGGCCCTGTGCGTGCGGCTGCTCTCCCCGGTCCTGCGGCTGCTGGGCATCGGGCCCGAGGCCGGGACCCTGACCATCGTCGGTATGGTCATGGGCCTGTCCTACGGCGGGGGCATGATCATGCACGAGGCCCACTCGGGCAAGGTGCCGCCCAAGGACATCTTCTCCTCCTTGAGCCTGATGAGCCTGTCGCACTCGGTCTTCGAGGACACCTTCCTCATGGCCGTCCTCGGCGGGCACTCGTCGGGCCTGCTGGCGGGGCGTGTCGTCTTCACGCTGATCGTCGTGGCCCTGCTCGTGCGCGTGGTGAATCGGCTGGGGGACGAGTTTTTCTACAGGCGGCTGTTCAAGCCCGTGGAGGTCTACACCCAGCCTGGGCCCTGCTGTCCGGGCGCGCCGACGGCGGACAGGCCGTGACGGCGGCGGATTTTTCCCAAGGAGAGGACATGTCGCAACGCATCGACGCGCTCAAGGAACTCATGCGGCGGCAGGGCGTCGGCGCCCTGCTCGTCATCCACCCGGCCAACCGGTTCTACCTGTCCGGCTTCGAGTTGCACGACGGGCAGTGCAACGAAAGTTCGGGCTGCCTGCTGCTGCGCACGGACGGCCCGGACTGGCTGTTGACAGACGCCCGCTTCACCGTGGAGGCCTGGCGGCACTGGCCCGAGGAGCATGTGCACGTCTACGGCTCTCCGCGGGTGGAGAAGATCGCGGAGTTCGTGAAGAGCCTCGGGGTGCGCGAGCTTTGGGTCGAGACCCACGCCATGTGCGCCGAGACGTATCTGGAGCTGGGGAAATCCCTGGAGCTGCGCACCGCCCCGCGCCTGGTCGAGGAACTGCGCACGGTCAAGGACGAAGGGGAGCTGGCTGCGCTGCGGGCGTCCTGCGCCCTGAACCACCGCGTCTACGAAGCGCTTGAATCGGCTTTGGCGCCCGGCATGACCGAGCGGGACGTGGCCTGGATGCTGGAGCGGCTTTTCCGGGATGGCGGGGCCGAGGCCCTGAGCTTCGCGCCCATCGTCGGTTTCGGCCCCAACGGGGCCCTGCCCCATGCCACGCCGGGCGAGGCCCGTCTGCAGCCCGAGACGCCGGTGCTCATCGACATGGGCGGGCGCCTCGGCGGCTACTGCTCGGACCAGACCCGCACCTGGTGGGTCGGCCAGCGACCCTCGGACGAGTTCCGGCGCACCCTGAACCTGGTCCGCGAGGCCCAGGGCCTGGCCATCGCCAGGGTTGCGCCCGGCGTGTCTACGGACGAGCTGCACGCCACGGCCAGGGAACATTTCGCGCGCCACGGCGTGGCGGACCGTTTCACCCACTCCCTGGGCCACGGCATCGGCCTGGAAACCCACGAGGCCCCCGGCGTCGGTCCCGTCCGGCCGACGATACTGCGGCCCGGCATGGTCATCACCGTCGAGCCCGGGCTCTACTACCCGTCCTGGGGCGGCGTGCGCTGGGAGCACATGGTGGTCGTGACCGAGGACGGCCATGAGGTGCTCTGACACGAGGGGCGGGCGCCGACGAAAGCCGCGCGACCGCGGCCTTCTTCCCCCCTGCACGCAGAGTCGGGTGCTGTACGCCGAGATCCCGCGCCGCCAGATCGCCCTCTACCGCTTCCTGCTCGAAGGCTACGACAACCTGGCCGTCATGAGCGTGGTGGACCGCTACCGCGCGGTCATCAAGCTGCGCTTTACGCCCGACGCGGAGCATTCCCTGCGCGGGATGCTCCTGGCCCAGGGCGCGAAGCTCGTCGAACCGCCGATTCTTTCAGATTAGGCCGAAAAATTCCCGCGCGTTGTCGCCGCAGCGCTGCCACAATTCCCGCACGTCCTCGCCGCGCAGGAGGGCGATCTCCCGGGCCGTGAAGCCGAGCAGGGCTGGTTCGTTGCGCTTGCCGCGCCAGGGTTCGGGGGAGAGGTAGGGGCAGTCGGTCTCAAGGAGCAGGCGGTCGGCGGGGATGGTCTTCACGGCCTCGCGCAGCTCCTGGGATCTGGCGTAGGTCACGGTGCCGGGCACGGAGACGTGCCAGCCCCGTTCAACGATGAGTCTGGCCCAGTCGGGCCCGAGGCCGAAGCAGTGCCACAGCAGCGGGCGTCCGCCGAAGCCCATGGAGTCGAGGGTGGCCAGGCAGTCGTCCTCGGCGTCGCGGCAGTGGATGACCACGCGCTGGTCCAGCTCCCTGGCCAGGGACAGCTGCCGGCGGAACCAGCGCTGCTGGTCCTCACGCGGCGAGAAGTCGTAATAGTAGTCCAGGCCGATCTCACCCACGGCGCGCAGTCTGGTGTCGGCCGTGAAGGCTTCGCGCATCCCGGCCAGGTCATCCTCCGTCATCTTGGCCGCGTCGTGGGGATGCACGCCGAGCAGGAAAAAGACGTCGGGGTGGCCCTCGAAGAGGCCGCGTCCTTCCCGGTAGGCCGCGGGGCCCAGGAAG includes these proteins:
- the purF gene encoding amidophosphoribosyltransferase gives rise to the protein MKKEACGLFGIYGHPEAARMTYFGLYALQHRGQESAGIITWDGQTIREQRGMGLVADVFQERHLGHQLKGNVAMGHIRYSTTGASLIRNAQPFKVTYKGMNLALAHNGNLVNTISLREELENQGTIFQTTMDSEVIMHLVAKYMNGGTPEEAIAKACSRIKGSYSLLFMVNQKLIAVRDPWGFRPLSLGRVGDAYVLASETCAFDLLEAEYLRCLDPGEMLVIEDGRMISHRFMEPADRQSSCIFELIYFARPDSLVFDQEVYNARKSMGKILAQECPADADFVMPFPDSGVYAAVGYAQQSGLPFEACMIRNHYVGRTFIQPTQGMRDFSVRVKLNPVKSMIKGKRVVIVEDSIVRGTTIRTRVKQLRELGAKEIHMRVSCPPIRYPCYYGIDFSSKGELIAANHSVADIGRYLGLDSLHYITIGGLLKAVRAPENFCLACFNGAYPVLPDEGMGKLSLECC
- a CDS encoding KpsF/GutQ family sugar-phosphate isomerase — translated: MAGEGMGGNWLDKAREVLDIEARGLRAVRDRLDGSFVRALELMAGCTGRVVITGLGKSGLVGRKIAATLSSTGTPSFFLHPVEGAHGDLGMIRREDVIVAISNSGETDELNNILPSLKSLAGAVISLTGGVNSTMAGLSDVVIDTSVPCEACPLGVAPTASTTATLAVGDALAVCLIEWKSFALDDFRRFHPGGALGQRLTQRVEELMRSSQLPVTPSGASLGQALEVLNAGKLGCVCVLDREGRLLGLLTDGDVRRLVCAGRLDLDVAVDSVMTAGPLHATPGQKAAEVLDIMESRAITVLPVVGADRTLAGMVHMHDVLGKGRVKFSRS
- a CDS encoding YkgJ family cysteine cluster protein, with protein sequence MNDTPTIHPDVCRRCAAVGRTCCAVSSGDEEYCFPVSTAEMTAIRGAGEGAECFVLAANTPGFVEQLAVLLPDCDIGKAFPLQGSHWRLATTAEGRCVFLGENGCRLERSVRPFYCRLFPLWHFEGRLTWFTAEECLANRECSSLSSMLGAMGTDSAEARALHREMCAKLGLECSSKVKS
- a CDS encoding penicillin-binding protein 1A, encoding MKILKIFLVLAVLGALLAGGAGVGLYYWAQEDLPGFTKLSDYSPALATTVRARDGRILGYFYREKRFLIPLSMMSPITVKAFLAAEDSGFYQHEGVDLPGIFRAAVKNLVAGGIVQGGSTITQQVIKSMLLTPERSYERKIKEIILAYRLEKYLSKDEILTIYLNQIYLGAKAYGVEAAAREYFGVNASQLTLAQAALLAGLPKAPSRYSPYGNPERARERQLYVLSRLRELGWVDQAAYEAAVNEPLVYGAQEDPSWKVGPYYLEEVRRQLVEMYGEDKVYAGGLQVRTAMDMDHQVVADQALREGLRETSKRHGWQGPVTTIEPGGYEEFLRGQNIGDLKVGDRTQVLVTGVEKVGAKVRFGGHTGVLPVSTMSWARRPNPKLAPEEAGKVGDAGKVVRLGDVVWAVVNATGKDKPWQLSLDQEPKVEGALVSMDPRSGEVLALCGGYDFFRSQFNRATQALRQPGSAFKPIVYSAALDNGYTAASIVLDAPIVFEDGSGETWKPENFEGIFYGPTLLRTALVKSRNLVTIRVAQDIGIGKIIERGKAMGLTGIMEPNLSLALGSGQFSPLNMCEAYSAFARGGTSIKPRFIENVVSPWGEQLYSSTPETREAMSPETAYVVTNLLQQVVQEGTGARAKSLGRPVAGKTGTTNDEQDAWFMGFSPYLLTGVWVGYDQVRPMGKFETGARAALPIWIDYRAKVEPGYPVENFTVPPGIVMARVDARTGRLAGPDAAEAYMLPFVNGTEPTMTAMPDELDAAPGSSNAGGESLLKQIF
- a CDS encoding nucleoside recognition domain-containing protein, with the protein product MHLLEEAKAVLRRSVSISLELYKIMIPIVIAVKILQELGLIAWLALPLAPVMHLVGLPGEMGLVWATAMINNIYSGMIVFVSLAGQHELSVAQVTVLCTMILVAHSMPVELQIVRKSGPRIGFQALLRIGGALVLGFILARVYAWGGWLQEPNVLMWRPEPESASLVVWSVDQVRNLAMVFVIITALNAFMRVLTAVGLTALCVRLLSPVLRLLGIGPEAGTLTIVGMVMGLSYGGGMIMHEAHSGKVPPKDIFSSLSLMSLSHSVFEDTFLMAVLGGHSSGLLAGRVVFTLIVVALLVRVVNRLGDEFFYRRLFKPVEVYTQPGPCCPGAPTADRP
- a CDS encoding M24 family metallopeptidase, with product MSQRIDALKELMRRQGVGALLVIHPANRFYLSGFELHDGQCNESSGCLLLRTDGPDWLLTDARFTVEAWRHWPEEHVHVYGSPRVEKIAEFVKSLGVRELWVETHAMCAETYLELGKSLELRTAPRLVEELRTVKDEGELAALRASCALNHRVYEALESALAPGMTERDVAWMLERLFRDGGAEALSFAPIVGFGPNGALPHATPGEARLQPETPVLIDMGGRLGGYCSDQTRTWWVGQRPSDEFRRTLNLVREAQGLAIARVAPGVSTDELHATAREHFARHGVADRFTHSLGHGIGLETHEAPGVGPVRPTILRPGMVITVEPGLYYPSWGGVRWEHMVVVTEDGHEVL
- a CDS encoding DUF4911 domain-containing protein; translation: MLYAEIPRRQIALYRFLLEGYDNLAVMSVVDRYRAVIKLRFTPDAEHSLRGMLLAQGAKLVEPPILSD
- a CDS encoding TatD family hydrolase, giving the protein MSKKRERELPETLNLPPVGADSHAHLDGRDYDVDEVLARARACGVRTVGNVFLGPAAYREGRGLFEGHPDVFFLLGVHPHDAAKMTEDDLAGMREAFTADTRLRAVGEIGLDYYYDFSPREDQQRWFRRQLSLARELDQRVVIHCRDAEDDCLATLDSMGFGGRPLLWHCFGLGPDWARLIVERGWHVSVPGTVTYARSQELREAVKTIPADRLLLETDCPYLSPEPWRGKRNEPALLGFTAREIALLRGEDVRELWQRCGDNAREFFGLI